In Rhodamnia argentea isolate NSW1041297 chromosome 1, ASM2092103v1, whole genome shotgun sequence, the genomic window agtgatcattttttgccggaattgacatttaaatgatcgtttttttctttgatttgatacttaagtgatccaaaaaaatattaatattaaagTGAGTGACGTATGTAAATATTAGCATTCATGCTTTACTTTgccgaaaaaaaacaaagtgatgaaaaatgagaaagaaattttcaaactcAGATGCATCATTCTAAGAATATTTTCTGaatgaatagaaaaacaacaataaataaataaataaataaaggggggagagaagaagaagaagacgtcaCGTAGCTAACTAGCGATAATTGTATGCTCTGTGCCATTATTTGAGTGTGGGAGATGGAGGCGAGCAACAGCAGCAAAGCCACCATGGTGGGTCGGCTACAAGCGGCGAAGCACAAGTCCGGCAAGTCGTTCAATCAGATAGCGCAAGAGACCGGCCTCACCAACGTCTACGTGGCTCAGCTGCTGAAACGGCAGGCCCAGCTGAAGCCCGACACTGCCCCGAAGCTCCGGGCGGCCCTGCCCGACCTGCCGGAGGACCTCCTCTGTGAGATGATGAAGCCTCCCATGAGGTCCTACGACCCAAATTTGATTCAAGAACCTACCGTTTACAGGTCCCCTTTTCATTATTACTTGTTCCTTATGCtcgaaatttctcttttttttcagtaattattttttgaattatcttAGTTAATCTATGTGGCTTTGTGCTTTGAAGGATATGGGTCTTCGATTCTTTAAATTTCAGATGACGGGTCATTCGGTTGTGTCACGAACGAATTTAACCATGAGCTGTATTTTGTTCCTAGCATATTCTAGGATTGTAGTGCGGCCATGTCCATCCCTTCATGGATTGTTGTTTATCTGATGTAAGATGTAGATGAATCGGTTTGAAGTGCAATGCTTAGCACGGTGTAGATTGATTCAGAGTTGAAGCAAAAAAGCTCTAGCTATCAACTGAAGTGGTAGTTCCAGCTATCTGGTGTTGACAGTTGATTTGATTCATGACTTGCTCTTTGCGGGAGACTACTCTGTTTAAGCTTTGTCTGCGTCTGGAAACTGAGTTGGGCTCGACAGAACAGTCTTGATTCTTGAACTACAAGCAAACTTCGTGTTTGTCTCTGATTAAGGATGTTCTTTGATGATCGTTCATAGTGAAAGGCAGCCTGTTTAGGCTGTGGAATTTCATAGAACACCAGATGAGGTTATTTCGACTTTTCTCTTGTCTGAAGCTGTGGTTTCAGGAGATACAACCAGAAAACTCGCCAATCCGAACCTCACTTTTTTTGCGATTGATTTATAGTATAGATAGTCTGTGATGCTGACCAGAATCTTGGCAATGGCTAATGCTTTAATTTCTACTTCTTTGGCTATCGGATTCCCAGGCTGAATGAGGCGGTGATGCATTTCGGAGAAAGCATCAAGGAAGTTATAAACGAAGAGTTTGGTGATGGCATGTGAGTCTACATTCCTAACTGTATCATTCTCTTTGTGGAAACCTGCGTCTTTGTCCATGCACAAATCATTTGTTCTAGTACGATGAAATTTGACCTTAGTGTCTGCATAGGTATGATAATGGCATGATTTTAGCCCCTCTATTAGGTCTCCTGATGAACGAGCCTGTAAGTAGCTCAATGTTGGATGTACACAATCCATTTGTGGGTATGAAAACAGGAAGTGGGTAGGTTGGAATGATGCACGCCCCGAGCAATGATAACAGTCATCAGCTTGAAATAGGACTGTTCTATTATTGACCTGCCAATGTCTTATGATGGGTCCCCACTTCAGTGAAAATCATGTAATTTATATTTGTGAAAAATTGATACGAGATTCTGTGTAGAACGTTCAAATGATACAAAATACCTTTCCTTGGTTTGCTTGGTTGAGTTGACCAGTAAGACGATCTAAGAAGCAGCCTCGCTGCTGGTCTCATGCGATGATTATTCCTCATCGAGGGGACAAAAAATAGCATATTAGGAACTGGGAT contains:
- the LOC115753980 gene encoding cyanate hydratase, with amino-acid sequence MEASNSSKATMVGRLQAAKHKSGKSFNQIAQETGLTNVYVAQLLKRQAQLKPDTAPKLRAALPDLPEDLLCEMMKPPMRSYDPNLIQEPTVYRLNEAVMHFGESIKEVINEEFGDGIMSAIDFYCSVDKVKGVDGKDRVVLTFDGKYLPYTEQKSEHMVS